TTCGGCCTTTTCCAGGGCCTCTTCTGCTATTTCGCGGGTTTCCTCCATTTCTTCCAGCAGTTCATCCATGCGCTCATCCATGCGTTCATCTACGGCCGTGTTTAGCTCGTCAGTGTCGATAGTGGCACAGCCTGAGAAAACGGCAAGCGCAGAGATTGCTACAGTATATTTTGCAGCGTGTAATAGTCGTTTGCTCATCTAAAACTCCTGTTTCGTAAGGATTTGGTCTGCTTAATGCATGGGGCGAATGCTAGCGGATATATACACGTGTGCCAACTTCTACCATCTTGCTAAGGGCCTCGATTTGATCATTCTCAAGCGCAACACACCCATCTGTCCAGTTGGCAATACGATGAAGATGGACGTTTCCTCCGCCTACCCCATGGATACCTATCAGGCCACCTAGAGAGGTACCTTGCGGCGATTTGCCCTTCTTTCGACGCTGTTCTCGATAGGTTTGATATTCTTGGGCGCTGATTGTTCCGTCCTCTAGAGCTAGAGATGCCGCTTCTTCTGTGGGGTAATCAATGCTGATGAAAAGGTGATAGCGGCTCCTATTGGTAATGTAGTCGATCCTGAATTTGCCCAGCGGGGTGGTCTTGTCGCCGCGTCGGCGAGTCTTGGCCGTGCCGTTCTGGGCTATTGCTAGGTTGTGGAATTGGGCCTTAGGCCGTTTGCCTGTGTATACGGTTAGAACATAATCGCTCGTATCGACAAGTACCCAGCGCTCGTTGGTTTCTGGATCGAAGGGTATGCCATCCTCTAGTGCCAGAGTGGCCGGGGAGTATAAGCTCAAAACAAGTAAGAGCAACACGGCGATTTGCTTGGTCTGACAGACTAGGTTGTCCATAGCGAGTGCTCACTGATAAGGCAATCCCCGCCATTATCTCGCAAAGAGCGTGCAAGTCTCTAGGGAGTCTCTAAAAGCTTCCGCGGAGATCATCATTTACCCCGGTGTGAATGGCGCCAAGGAGGCAACTACCGAGGAATCCTCGGTCCTTCGTCAGGAAGGACAGCGGCAGGTTCGGCGGCGCATCAAGCACTACAACCTCGACACCATTATCTCCGTGGGCTACCGGGTGAACTCGCGCCGTGCCGTGCAGTTCCGCCAGTGGGCCACCCGTGTCCTGCGCGAACACCTCATCCAGGGCTGGACCCTGAACCGCCAGCGCTTCGAGGAAAACGCCCGCGAGCTGGAGGCCGCCCTGGCGCTGGTGCGCAAGGCGGCGCATAGCCCGGAACCGGATGTGGGCAGCGGTCGCGGCCTGGTGGATATCGTCAGCCGCTACGCCCAGACCTTTTTGTTGCTGCAACGCTATGACGAGGGATTGCTGACCGAAACCCGCGCCGAACTCATTGACCCGGACTCACGGCGCCCCAAATTTGGTGACTACCCGCCGGATTTCTTCGACTTCATAATCTTAGTGATGCCAAAAGCTATCTTACGGAAAACACATGTGGGACTACTGCTGCTCGGAGAGCCCCGTATGACGGGGGGTGATAAATTTTTTATGGGCAGGTGGATACGGATTCTGTACTTGGGGGGTCGATAAAAAAATTCGGGTCGGGAACAGCTGACATAAGCCAAAGGGCGTGATCGCTCAACTGGCGTTTTGCATGGTCACAGAGCCTTTCGATAATGTACGCTAACCCGGATAGCAAGCAGGGTGACGAACTGCAACGAATAGCTTGCAAAGGGGGGTTCAATTTGTCGGGGTGAACTTATCTAGCGCGACGCTATCTGTCGCTAGCCTGCATCAGGCTATGAGGCGGGGGAGTTAATCTATGTCAAGGGTTCATTAGCTGCAGAAATCAAGGAGTAGGGTTAAAACGGATGAACCAAGAAAACTTAGCAAGTTTCATCTGGGGGGTTGCTGATCTTCTTCGCGGAACGCTAAAGCAGTCGCAGTATGGCCGCGTGATTTTGCCTTTCACACTACTGCGCCGCTTGGAGTGCGTTCTGGAGCCAACCCGCGACCGGGTGCTGGAGAAGGCTAAGGCTTACCATGACAAATCGGCAGCGATGCGTGATCGTATCCTGCGCAACGAAGCCGATCTGCAGTTCTATAATACTTCGCCGCTGCGGCTAGCCACTGTTTCCGAGACTCACACCCGGGAAGATCTCAACGATTATGTCCGCCACTTTAGCCCGGCGGCGCGAGAGGTCTTTGAGCATTTTCGCTTTGAGGAATTTCTTGAGCGCCTTGAGCACGGCGATGCTCTTTACCCGGTAGTACAGCGCTTTGCAGCTATTGATCTCAGTCCGCAGCGCTTGGACAACTTCTCCATGGGCGTGGTCTTTGAGGAGCTTATTCGCAAGTTTGCCGAGGCCTCCAACGAGACAGCTGGTGAGCACTTCACACCACGCGATGTTGTGCATCTGACCACCTCCCTGGTGTTCACCGGTCAGCAGGAGCGGCTCCGTCCCGGTGAGATAATCAAGGTCTACGATCCGGCAGCAGGCACCGGAGGTTTCTTATCCGAGGCGCAGAGCTACATCCAGCAGATTAGTGAAGGCGTTGATGTCTCTCTGCATGGCCAGGAACTCAACCCTGAGTCCTACGCCATCTGCAAGGCGGATATGCTTATCAAGAGCGAGCCGGTGGATAACATCACCCTGGGCAACACGCTCTCCGACGATCAGCACGAAGGGGAGCGCTTTGATTACCTGCTCGCCAATCCGCCGTTCGGGGTGGACTGGAAGGGTAGTCAGCGCGCAGTGAACGAAGAGCACGAGCAGAGAGGCTATGCCGGGCGTTTTGGTCCGGGGTTGCCAAGGGTCAATGATGGGGCACTACTCTTCCTTCTCCATCTGGTGAGCAAGATGCGCCAGGACCAGAGCAGTCAGTGGCCTTCGCGCATTGGCATCATTCTCAACGGCTCACCGCTTTTCACCGGTGGTGCCGGAAGCGGGGAATCGGAGATCCGGCGCTACCTGCTCGAGCGTGATTTTGTCGATGCCATAGTGGCCCTGCCCACTGACATGTTCTACAACACCGGCATCGCCACCTACGTCTGGATCCTATCCAACGCCAAGCCCGAAGAGCGCAAATACCACGTTCAGCTAATCAACGCCACTAAATATTACTCCAAGATGCGCAAGTCGCTCGGCAACAAGCGCCAGTACTTAGACGAGGAGGCTATCAAGGCTATTGTCCAGCTCTACGGGTGCTACGACGAGAATGAGGAGAGCCGAATCTTCCCCGTAGAGACCTTCGGCTACCGGCGGATTACCGTCGAGCGCCCGCTGCGTCTTAACTTCCAGGCCAGTGAGGAGCGCATTGCCCGGATTACGGAGCAGAAACCCATCCAGAAACTCGGTGAAGAGCAGCAGCAGGCGATCCTGGACGCCTGTCGGCAGCTCGATGGTGCCCTCTGTCAGGACCGGGAAGCTTTCAAGCAGCAACTCGATACGGCTCTCCAAAGGCAGGGCGTCAAGCTCAAAGCCAGCGAGCACAAGGCTGTGCTTGCCGCCCTGAGTGAGCGTGACCCGGAGGCGCCGGTCTGCCGTGACAATAGGGGGCGCGCCGAGCCGGATCCCGAGCTGCGCGATGCCGAGAACGTCCCCCTGACAGAATCTGTTGATGACTACTTCGCTCGTGAGGTGCAGCCTCACGTACCTGACGCCTGGATCGACACCAGCAAGAAGGACCCGCTTGATGGTGAGGTGGGCATCGTTGGATATGAGATCCCGTTCAACCGCTACTTCTACAAGTACGAACCACCGCGACCGCTCGAGGAGATTGATGCCGATCTGCGTGAGTGCACTGACCGAATCAAGCGGATGATTGAGGAGCTGTCGGCATGAGCTTTCCGGCGTATCCAGAGTACAAGGATTCGGGTGTTGAGTGGATTGGACTAGTGCCTAGTCATTGGTGGGTATGTGCACTTAAGCGGCTCGCCTCGATCTGCAATGGGCAGGACTATCAAAAAGTGAAAGTTGATAAAGGCGGCTACCCTGTTTTGGGGTCAGGCGGTGAGTTCGCTAGGGCTAGCGATTATTTGTATGCCGGCGAGTCAGTTCTCTTGGGGAGGAAGGGCACTATAGATAAGCCATTATATGTCAAGGGTCCATTTTGGACAGTAGACACCATGTTCTATACTGTGGTTAAAGATGGTGTAGATGCTGCATACCTTTATTACTACTCTACCATTTTTCCTTTTCGGCGCCTTTCGACGAATACAGCTCTTCCGAGCATGTCTCAGGAGGATCTTGCTAACCTTGGGGTCGCGGTGCCGAAACTAGAAGAGCAGAAAAATATATCGCGTTTCCTCGACCACGAAACCGCCCGCATCGACGCCCTGATTGAGGAGCAGCAGCGCCTGATCGAGTTGCTCAAGGAGAAGCGCCAGGCGGTGATATCCCATGCCGTCACCAAGGGCCTCGATCCGGATGTGCCGATGAAGGATTCCGGTGTGGAGTGGCTGGGGGAGGTGCCGGAGCATTGGAGTGTGGGAAAGGTCCGTTATTTTGCGAAGCTTGAATCCGGCCATACACCCAGTCGACAACGCCCCGAGCTATGGGTGAATTGCACAATACCATGGTTTTCGCTGGCGGATGTCTGGCAGATTCGTTCTGGCCAAGTTGGTGTCGTCAGAGACACAAAAGAAAAGATAAGCGAACAAGGTGTTAATAAATCCGGTGCACGACTTCTTCCTAGGGGTACAGTAATACTTTCTAGGACAGCATCTGTTGGATACGCTGGGATTATGGGCAGGCCAATGGCAACGACACAAGATTTTGCGAATTGGGTCTGCTGCAGCAAGCTGAAACCGTCGTTTTTATACTATGTTTTTAGGTCGATGTCTGGAGAGTTTAGCCGTCTTATGGTCGGGTCTACTCATAAGACAATATACATGCCCGACATAGAAAGTCTCAAGTGCGCGGTGCCGCCTAAATGTGAACAAGCTAAAATAGTTAGGCATCTAAAAAAGAAAACGAAAGAAACAGATGACCTGGTAATTCAATCTGAGAGATTAAATGAAATTCTTCGAGAACGCCGCTCAGCCCTGATCTCTGCCGCCGTCACCGGCAAGATCGACGTCCGCGACTGGACACCGCCTGCATCTAGCACGGAAGCGGAGCATGAAGGAGAAGGAGCGGTTACATGAGCTACGGCCGCAGCCTGCGCCTGTTCCTGGTGGATGACTCGCCGAACGGGCTGATCACCGCCGAGATCATGAACTGGACCGGTCATGTGCTGACCGGGCCGCGGAGCAAGCTCAGCGAGCTTATCCAGCGTCCGGAGTGCGCCCGCACGGGCGTCTACTTCCTAGTGGGTCCGGATCCGGATAACAGCCTGCGTCCGCTGGTCTACATCGGCGAGACCGATGATGTCGGTACTCGGCTCAAGCAGCACAACCGCCCTGAGGATAATGGCGGTAAGGATTTCTGGGAGAAGGTATGCCTGGTCACTAGCAAAGACCAGAATCTGACCAAGGCTCACGTCAAGCATCTTGAGAGTTTGCTCATCCAGAACGCCATCGATATCGGTCGATGCAGGCTGGCTAATGGTACGTCTAAAGAGTATGCCAACCTCCCGGAGGCCGATCGAGCTGATATGGCCTTCTTCCTCGATCAGATCCGCGTCGTCCTCCCGGTGCTTGGCTTCGACTTCCTGCGGGCCTCTGCCAAACCTTCGGCGCCTGAGGGGGTTGAAGAGCAATCGAAATCGGAGCCGTCACCGGAGTTTTATCTTGAAGTGCCTAAGCACGGCCTCAAAGCCCGTGGTAGGGAGTACGAGGGCGAATTTTACGTTTTATCTGGCTCTTTAGCCCGAGGGTCTTGGAAAGGGCCGAGCGGTGGTTACGAGGCACAGTTCCATCAACTCTGTGAGGACGGGGTCCTGGTTGATGACGGTGCGGGCCATCTGCAGTTCACACAGGATCAGACCTTCTCAAGCCCGAGTGCTGCGGCGGCGATTGTATCGGGCCGGACGGCCAATGGGCGTGTCGCTTGGAAGGTTGAGGGCACCCATGAGACCTATGCTGAATGGCAGGATCGGCAGGTGCAGGCTGCTCAGGAGGCTGCGGCATCGGCCAGTGATCAGAGAGTGAGCCCAAGCGATGGCGGATCCTAAAGAGCGTGCCTTCCAGCAAACCATTATCGACGAGCTTGCCGCCTCAGGGTGGCTGGTGGGCAGCGCCGATAAGTACGACCGCGAGCGCGCCCTTTATCCTGAGGATGTGATCGGCTATTTCCAAGAGGCGCATCCTGATCAGTGGGAGCGCTTCGCCAAGCACAACGCTCGTGGACCGGAGAAGGCTCTGCTCGATCACGTTGCCCGTGAACTAGATAAGGTCGGCACACTTGAGGTGCTGCGCCACGGCTTTCGCACCCCTGGGGCGAAGGTGGAACTGGCTACCTTCAAGCCCGACCATGCGATGAACCAAACCGTGCTTGAGCGCTACCGGCAGAACCGTTTGCGGGTCGTCCCCGAACTATCCTATTCGCCACATGCAAAAGAGGGCGAATACAACCCCCGCCTTGATCTAGCCCTATTCGTCAATGGACTACCAGTGGCCACCTCGGAACTTAAAAGCAAGTTTCAGCAATCGGTAGACCAGGCTATCCGGCAGTATAAGCATGACCGGCAGCCGAAGGCGAAGAGCAACGGCAAGCAGGAGCCGCTGCTTAAGTTAAAACGCGGCGCGCTGGTGCATTTCGCCGTCAGTCAGGATCAGGTGGCAATGACAACCCGCCTCCAGGGTAAGGCCACGAGCTTTCTCCCCTTTAACCGCGGCACTGCTGAGGGAGGGGCAGGTAATCCACCGTCTGAATCTGAGGATGCCTACGCCACTAGCTATCTTTGGCGTGAAGTGCTGCAGCCGGATAACTGGTTGCACATTCTCGGGCGCTTTCTACACCTGGAGCAAAAGACCCATGAGGATTTCCACGGGCGGCGGACTAAAAAAGAGGCCTTGATATTCCCCCGCTATCACCAGTGGAAGGTTGTTACGCGGTTGATCGAAGCAACGCGGCGCGAAGGTCCAGGGCGATGCTATCTGATCCAGCACAGTGCAGGCTCGGGCAAGAGTAACTCGATCGCCTGGAGCGCCCATCAGCTTGCCAGTCTATATAACGAGAATGGTGACAAGCTCTTCGACTCAGTGATCGTAGTCACTGACCGCAATGTGCTCGATCAGCAGCTACAGCAGACGATCTACCAGTTCGAGCACGCCAGCGGAGTTGTTCGCCCGATAACCGGAGGCGAAGGGACTAGCAAGTCGGAGCAGCTAGCTAAGGCTCTTAAGGAACGCACCCGGATCATCGTCGTGACCATCCAGACCTTCCCGGCGCTCTTTGATGCTTTGGATCGGCACAAGGATCTAGCCGCTGGCAAGTATGCTGTTATCGCCGATGAGGCTCACTCGTCGCAAACCGGAGCTTCGGCGCATAAGCTCAAGGCGCTGCTCGGTGTTGAGCGCAGTGAGGCTGAGGAGATAAGTGCCGAGGAGCTACTTGATGCAGCTCTAGCAGCGCGTGGCAGTTCGGATCGGATCAGCTACTACGCCTTTACGGCGACCCCCAAGGCTCGGACGCTGGAGATGTTCGGCCGCCCGCCTGATCCCTCCCGGGGCCCGGCCTCGGACAACCTGCCGGAACCCTTCCACGTCTACTCCATGCGCCAGGCTATCGAGGAGGGCTTCATCCTCGATGTCCTGCAGAACTACATCACCTACAAGACCGCTTTCCGGCTAGCCCATCCACGGGGAGAGGCGTATGAGGTCGATGCGCGTGAGGCCTCCTCTAAGATCGCTCGCTGGGTGCGGCTGCACGAATACAACATCGAGCAGAAGGTGGAGGTCATCGTCGAGCACTTCCGCGACCATGTCCGCCATCTGCTCGATGGTCAGGCCAAGGCCATGGTGGTCACCAGCAGTCGCCGTGAAGCGGTGCGCTACCAGCTTGCGATGCGCAAGTACATCGATCAGCAGGGCTATACCGATGTGCATCCCCTAGTGGCTTTTTCCGGGCAGGTAGAGCCGGACGAAGTGATTCCGCAGCCGGTAGATGAGCGCAGCAGCCTGCTCAACCCTGGGCTCAAGGCTCGCGATCATCGTGACGCCTTCGACACCGATGACTTTAACGTCATGATCGCAGCCAATAAATTTCAGACCGGTTTCGATCAGCCGAAACTATGTGCTATGTACGTCGATAAGCGGCTGCAGGGCGTTGACTGCGTTCAGACTCTGAGTCGGCTTAATCGCCCCTTCGAGGGTAAGGAGGGGAAGACCTTTATCCTTGATTTCGTCAATGACCCCGATGAGGTCCGCAAGGCCTTTGAGCCTTACTACAACACCGCTCAGCTTGAGGATGTCTCTGATGCACAGGTGGTATATGACCTAATGCGCAAGCTCAACGCGGCGCAGATCTATCAGTGGCAAGAGGTCGAGAACTTCGCCTATACCTTCTACGACCCCAAAGCTAAGGACTCTAAGCTCAATTACTGGGTTCGCCCCGCCCAGGATCGCTTTCAAAAGCGCTACCAGGCAGCTCTTGAAGATGTGCGCAACTGGGAGTCTGAGCGTAAGCGCGCCGAGCGCCAGGGCGATCAGGCCAGCCAGCAACGCGCTGAATATGAACTCAAGGAGGCTAACGAGACCAAGCAGGAGCTTGAGCTTTTCAAGAAGGATCTGAACAGCTTTGTGCGCATCTACGAGTTCCTCTCCCAGGTCATTAATTACAACGATCGCGACTTGGAGGCACTGGCAGTCTTCGGGCGCTACCTTGTGCCTTTGCTGCGTCTTGAGAGCATAGAAGAGGATAGTGTCGATGTCTCGGAACTGCAGCTGACCCATTATCGGATTCAGAAGCAAGCCGAGCATTCGCTCAAGCTCGGTGAGGAGCAGGGCGAATATGCGCTACGACCGGTGAGCGAGGTCGGCTCTGGAACAGCCCGTGAGCCAGAAAAGAAACAGCTCCAAGAGATTATCGACAAGCTCAACGAGCTATTCGGTCAGGATATAGCCGATGAGGATCAGCTGAACTGGGCGCGTGATCTAGCCACACGGGTTGGCCGGCATGAGCATGTGCGCCAACAGGTCGAGGCCTACGATATCGATCAAGTGATGCACGGGAGCCTGCCGAAGATCCTCGAGCAGATTGTCATAGATAGTATGCAAGAGCGGGAGGAGATGGCGACCAAGGTGCTTGAGAGTAACGAGAGCTTTGATGCGTTGGCTAGGTTGATCGTTAAGCTTATGAAGCAGGAGAAAGAAGAGTCTTTGTCATGAGTCACGGCGTCTGTTGTGCGGCAAATTGGTGCAAAACGGTACATTGCGTACAAGCTAGGATAGTATATTGCTTTTCAGGGGAGGGGCGGTAATTTATGAAATATAGTGTTTGGTTTTTTGTAGGGGTCTTCGCAGCATTGCTGCTCGCCGGATGCGCGTCTATTGTCCATGGTACAACACAGGATGTGGGGATATCTAGCAGTCCTTCAGGTGCTACGGTTTCGGCTAATGGAAAGCAACTCGGTAATACACCGGTCACAACAGAACTTGCTCGAAAAGACAATCACATAATTAAGATCGAGCTAGACGGCTACGAGCCATATGAGACTACGTTCACGAGAAGTGTAAGTGGGTGGGTGTGGGGGAACATCCTATTCGGCGGGTTGATTGGCCTTGCTGTTGACGCAGTCTCTGGCGGGCTATACAAATTGTCTCCTGAGCAACTTCACGCCGAACTGCGCTCGGAAGAAGTTGGCGAATGGGAAAAATCGCAAGACTTGTTCGTATTCGTAGTGCTCGAAGCTGAACCAGAGTGGGAGCGGGTCGGTACCTTACCAAAATCTAACTGAATACAGCCCGAAATTGCGCTCAGTTGACATTTGCGTCGCTACCTTTGAACTCTATCTCACTCCACAGCGTGGGTTGATAGACTGGTCCTAACAAGCGGGCACCTCGAAGAAAAAACTCTCTCGATTGGCCAATCTGCCGACAGTAAGAGCTACAGCAAGAGTTTTTTGAGGTGCCCTAAGGATGTGCAAATTAAAATCTCTGAGCCTTGAAAGCCTGATTGAAGTCATTGCATCTGGTTTTTTTGGTAAAACCAGGGCTTTTAAGGTGAGTCTCCGCTGCCCAGCCGTGATTGCCTGATAGCACAGCTACCAGGACAATCTAATATAACACAAAGGCACGTCAAATGATTATTTAACTTATTGATTGTTAAGATCATGACTGTGCACCTTGAAAGCTCTGATTCTCTGCAGCTAAGCGATGAAAGGATATCCGATATGAGAAAGACAAGAGTTCTTGCCGCCTTGCTCGCAAGCCCACTAGTACTTACATCAACATTAGCTAGCGCAGACCTTACCGGGCTATACGTTGGCGGTGGGTTAGGAGTTTTTGGGTCTTACGATTTTGAACATGAAACAAAGTTCGAGAGGGGCACGGCAACACAAACAAGAGTTGAGTATGATGGATATTCAGACTACCTAACAAATGCAGATTTGCTAGCTGGATATGGGGTGCAAGTAGATAGCTTTTATTTTGGAGGTGAGGTTGCATATAGCTTCGGCATGTCAGATGAAGATATATTAGATTATGATCGTGTTTTGAACGAAGACCCCGGCCATACAAATTCTGAAGCCGGAGATACTATAGATGAAAGATCAACAACAGTTGAAGCTGGCGACCCCAAGTTCAACAGGTTACCCCCTTTATGAACTCTTTTCAGGCCCCTTCCGTTCATGCGATTCAGTAACTTAACTGCTGTATAGCGCCGATTGCTTGTTGTGCCAAACTCTGCCGTAATAGGCTTTTTCAGCAGAATATAAGCGCGTATAATGTTGAGCCATGTTCATACGCGCTTCTCAATCCAATGGACACAAGTATCTGCGCCTGGTCGAGGGCTACCGAGATCAGAATGGGCGCACTCGTCATCGTCAAATCGCCCAACTCGGGCGTGCCGATCAGCCCGCAACCTACGACAAGATCCAAAGCCTAGCGAATAGCCTTAAGCAGCATACAGGGGCCGAAGGACTAGACCCTGCTAGCATCCATTTTGACCCGGCCCTTTCTTTGGGCCCTTCATGGCTGCTGACAGAACTTTGGCATGAGCTAGGCTTCGAGCAGCAACTACGCCAGGCGTTTCGCTCAGCTTACCGAGAATTCGACCTGGAGAAGGTGATTCGATTGCTGGTGTTCAACCGGCTGTGTGATCCGAGCAGCAAACTTGGCGTCATGCGCTGGCTGGAGCAGGTTTATCTGCCGGGGATAGACACTCAAAAGATCTACTATGAGCAGTTGCTGCGAGCCATGGATGCGCTTGTGGAGCAAAGCGAAGCAGTAGAGGAGACTAGCGCACGGCTTCTCAGACCGCTCCTAGATCAGGAGCTTAACGTAGTATTTTATGATATCACTAGCGTTCGCATACATGGGGAAACAGAACTCGGTAACGATCTGCGCCAGTACGGTAAGAGCAAGGATATCGCAGGAGTTGCCCGTCAATTCGCTCTAGGGGTGGTGCAAACCGCAGAGGGGCTGCCCATTGCACACGAGGTTTTTGAAGGCAATGTGGCGGAGACTCATACCCTTGCCCCGATGGTTCGCCGATTGCTCAGCCGCTGTAAGCTTGAACGTATAGTTGTGGTAGCTGACCGAGGGATGCTCAGCCTTGATAATGTCGATACTTTAGAAGCGCTTGCCGAACAGGAAGGCTTGGCTGTCGATTATATCCTCGCTGTACCTGGCCGCCGTTATACGGAATTTGAGGAGATCTTGGCGGAGGTGCACCCCCAGCTAGTTGAAGCAGCGAAGGCTAGCAACGCCGAATCGGTTACGCAAACCAGCTGGCAGGGCCGGCGCTTAGTGGTGGCGCACAATCAGCAGCGTGCGCAAGAGCAGACGCGTGTGCGCCGGCGCAAAATCGAACGTATTGATCAGATCGGCCAGGCACTAGCCGAGCGCCTCGATAAGCAAGATGCGGGCTGCCCTGGCCGTGGGCGGCGATCAACAGATCGCAGCGCACATCGACGTTTCCACCAAACTGTGCTGCGCCACAATATGAGCAGTATAGTAAAAGCTGACCTTGGGGATGAGCAGTTCAGCTACCACATTGATGAGCAGGCCTGGTCTGCGGCAGAGCGTATGGATGGCAAGCTGTTGTTAGTTACCAGCCTAAATGATTACCAAGCTCAGACTATAGTCGACCGCTACCGCTCCTTGGCTGATATCGAGCGCGGATTTCGGGCCTTGAAGAGCACCCTGCAGATCGCACCAGTGCATCACCGCTTGCCGGATCGAATTCGGGCTCACGCGCTGATCTGCTTTCTAGCCTTGATTCTATACCGTTTACTGCGCATGCGCCTTAAGGCCAATAAGTCAGAATATAGCGTCGAGCGCGCACTAGAAGCGCTGGAATCAGTGCAATGGCATAGGGTCAAGATAAACGGCGAGTCACATACCGGCGTTTCGGTTAGCAATCTGCAACGTAAGCTATTTAAAGATATGGAGGTGAAGCCGCCGAAACAAGCAACCACCGCCTAATGTTGTGCCAAGATTGATTTGCGCCCCCGGCGCATCAGGTGCTTATGGCTGTGGCTGTTGAAGTTGGGGGCGACGGGTATTCCATAGGTATTCGAACTGGTTATCTTGTTGCTTCCAGTTCAATGATTTATGCAAAAGTCTCATATCAAATGAGAAACTTTGAATATGAACATTCTAACTCATACGTTCCTGATGATGAGTTAGTATCCGGATCACTTTCTCAA
This Halorhodospira halochloris DNA region includes the following protein-coding sequences:
- a CDS encoding PEGA domain-containing protein, which translates into the protein MKYSVWFFVGVFAALLLAGCASIVHGTTQDVGISSSPSGATVSANGKQLGNTPVTTELARKDNHIIKIELDGYEPYETTFTRSVSGWVWGNILFGGLIGLAVDAVSGGLYKLSPEQLHAELRSEEVGEWEKSQDLFVFVVLEAEPEWERVGTLPKSN
- a CDS encoding IS1634 family transposase, encoding MFIRASQSNGHKYLRLVEGYRDQNGRTRHRQIAQLGRADQPATYDKIQSLANSLKQHTGAEGLDPASIHFDPALSLGPSWLLTELWHELGFEQQLRQAFRSAYREFDLEKVIRLLVFNRLCDPSSKLGVMRWLEQVYLPGIDTQKIYYEQLLRAMDALVEQSEAVEETSARLLRPLLDQELNVVFYDITSVRIHGETELGNDLRQYGKSKDIAGVARQFALGVVQTAEGLPIAHEVFEGNVAETHTLAPMVRRLLSRCKLERIVVVADRGMLSLDNVDTLEALAEQEGLAVDYILAVPGRRYTEFEEILAEVHPQLVEAAKASNAESVTQTSWQGRRLVVAHNQQRAQEQTRVRRRKIERIDQIGQALAERLDKQDAGCPGRGRRSTDRSAHRRFHQTVLRHNMSSIVKADLGDEQFSYHIDEQAWSAAERMDGKLLLVTSLNDYQAQTIVDRYRSLADIERGFRALKSTLQIAPVHHRLPDRIRAHALICFLALILYRLLRMRLKANKSEYSVERALEALESVQWHRVKINGESHTGVSVSNLQRKLFKDMEVKPPKQATTA